The Lonchura striata isolate bLonStr1 chromosome 9, bLonStr1.mat, whole genome shotgun sequence region ccccctcaggagcagctctggcatgAGGCGGGgccagctgtcccagcccgtTAATGACTGCTAACGAGCTGGGGTTAATGAATTTCTGTCATTACTGTCAATCACAGCGGGGTAATTAACGCCCCTGAGGGTGCCGGGGTGGGATCCGAACCCGCGGCCCGCAGCGTCCCCTCAGCCCGGCCCGCCGCGTGACGTCACGCGCCGCGCGCGCCGGTCTCGGCCAATCAGCGGCCGGCGGCGGATTCGaacggcggggcggcggcggcggccgttgcgcgcgcggcggggccggcagggggcgctgcgCTCCCCGGCTGAGGGGCGGCCATGGCCGGGCCGGGACCGGCGCCGGGACCGGGGCCGAACCCGGGGCCGTACCGCGCCACGAGGCTGGTGAGCACCGGGCGGGGCTGCCGCGGCACCGGGGGCGCGCCTGCtgcggggggagcggggcgcCCGTGGCACCCGTGCGAGCGCTGCGCGACGGGACCGGTGTCGCgacagaggggacagcggggcgCGCCGGGACCCCCCACCTGCTGCCGTGACGGCGCTCAGGGACACCCCGCTCAATGCCGTGACGGCGCTCAGGGACACCCCGCTCGCTGCCGTGACGGTGCTCAGGGACACCCCGCTCAATGCCGTGACGGTGCTCGGGGACAGCCCGCTCGCTGTCCCGACCCGCGGGCGCCTGGCGCCTCTGCGCCGTGCCGGTTTTGTCGGTTCGCGGGTGCCCGGGGCCGCCTCGTGGCGGAGGCCGGGGGCGCCCCGCGCTctgccgcggccccggccgctCGGGGACAGCCCGTGCCGCGGTACGCGGTGCCCGGCACCCCCGTTCCTGCTCTCGGGGACAGCCCGTGCCGCGGTACGCGGTGCCCGGCACCCCCGTTCCCCGCTCTCGGGGACAGCCCGTGCCGCGGTACGCGGTGCCCGGCACCCCCGTTCCCCGCTCTCGGGGACAGCCCGTGCCGCGGTACGCGGTGCCCGGCACCCCCGTCCCCGCGCTCTgccgcggccccgggcgctGCCACAGCCGCTCCGTGTCCCCGCAGTGGAACGAGGTGACGCGGCGCTTCCGCGCGGGGATGCCGCTgcggcggcaccggcagcgCCTCCGCTCGCACGGCGGCTGCTTCACGGCCGCCGAGGCCGCGGACTGGCTGCACCCGGTGCTCCGCAGCAGCAGCGGCTTCGGGCCCGACGTCACCCGGCAGCAGACGGTGCAGCTGCTGCGCAAGTTCCTCAAGAACCATGTCATCGAGGACATCAAGGGCCGCTGGGGCGCCGAAAACCTGGAGGACAACGGTGACCTGTACAGGTACGGAGCTTAAAGTGATCCCACGGTGCTGGGAAAAACGCCAGTCGCTTGGGTTTTtagattttaaatgtttaataataaaagggttataaaaataataatgcaattagagttaggacaattacaagacagtaaaaagcaaagaattacggatgtTCAGAAGCTCTCGGACACTAAGTCAGAaaaagcatcccttgtgaacaaaggaatcaccttAAACCAACACACTTGTTGtatattcatacatccttcatggttatgtaTACATTctgttctaaacaagaaactctgtttgttgtatgtcagctgtttcctttaatccctggcgtcttcaagtctgagcaaggcctgaagaaattagtctcttctgataagaagccataaattcctctcctttggaagatttaggtgttcctcaagtatctcattccttaaaaaaaaaaaaaaaacttcccccgcatacatagtttctattttaacattatgttggaacctaaaactaaatttaacacactacttaagagaattaattcAGCACAACTTTCCAACATCagacatataatattcattgtaatatttgcaaaaagccaatcataaaatatgcatttttcacaattgcctttgtttttaaaagcgttttcttttatagttcttttgaaagttttaaagttcttttaaaagtttgccatgccttctgatgtttgcttatttctactggagttctcacgcactgttcatgtaaataatgattgttttgcatttttcattgtgggaggagagaattgatgggctgttggtttgaccagtgtggttggaaaAGTAATAATTCCATCCTGCAGTCCACGGTCACTTTTGGAACTTTATATATTgcgaggtcagaaataaaatttgctctttttctctcttgaactTACcaagctgctgtgtgctcaTTTAGTGTCCAGGAGCAACACTCTGGTCTCTCAGGTTGAGGGTTTTAATGAAAAGTGCTCAGATTTGCAAAAAGAGCTTGCTTTGGGTTAAACATCTTGGGTAAAAAGTTAATTATTAGCATAATTTTGCTCCTCTGAGTGTTTTACTTCACTCCTGAGTGTGTCCATCCGAGGTTTTTGCTGGAATTCAATCTGCACTCCAGTGCTTTGGAGTGAAGCCAGGGTGTTTTGAGGGAGCTGCCTGCTGGGTTTGCTTCTCCTGGGCTCTTTACACGAGGTCTGAGTGGGAAACAGAGCCAAGCTCTGAAATCAAAGGTATTCATGGCCCCCACTTCTCATGGTCTGGGCTCAGGCTGTGCCAACGTCTTCAGCTTGACTTTGGCATCAAGAAAAACACCTAAAGCTAATTTATCGTatgataaattaaaaaaaaaaatcctttttttagTGAATCTAAGAGTCACACTGGTATGGAGtcagaggttttgttttgtcaAGTAATTGATTTGATTACAGATCAATTAGGAATGCATTTAACATCTCTTCCATTCATTACAGATTTCCTCCAACCTCTCCAGTCAAACCTCTACCAAGCCCACCAAGGGAGAACTTGGAAAACTTTTCTGGAGACAAAGGAAAACTTTTTAAGCTGCCCAGCTCATCTAAAAGGGGTTTGAAAAAACAAGAGTTCCTGCAGTCTGTGGTAATAACTCCTGTTCCTCACAGCATTGCAGTTGGCTTGCATTGTCtttattccttaaaatttaGTGGCACTACTCTGTTATGGCATCTTCCCTTAAGAAAGAATAGTTCAGACTTAAGGAATTCAGaaatactaagaaaaaaattatatgacagggggttttattttgttttgggttttctttgttttgtctgAGTGGAGAATTATCCCTGCTAAGGGATTTTAAAGTATTGGGAGGGCTGGAAGGTGAAGAGGTGAAGTCCTAGAAATGATCTGCACAACATGGCCTTGttgaaatttaatttatctttgggggaaaaataagaGGCACAAATAATTTAGTTTGTCATCTTTTGGAGAACATGGAATGCGTGTGTGGCCCTTGATTCAGCTGAGATTGGCATGcataaaatctgaatttagGTTCCAGTCCTAAAGGAGGATAATTCACATATTAATACATCTGGATTTGAGGCATTTTTACCTTTTAAATTGCTGATTTTGGATtgatcagggtttttttccctttctttttagTTGTGTGCTCCCATTTCATCGCTGAGGCTGCAGTTTTTCCCCCGGCTCATGTGGAATTTAATGTTCCACAGGATGCCCTGTTCTTCTAATTCcaattttctctaatttttaaTTGCCTTAAGAAGCTTGTTTATCTTACAGTATCAACCACTCGTTTTCAGGAAAACATAGCAAGACCAAAAGCTGATGTaacaggagaaaagaaggaaggcaCAGTGCCGAGGAGGGAAATAAGCCAGGAATACGTGCAGGAAACATGGAGAAACATCATCCAGATACAGTGAGTGAGGAATTCACACAGCACCTTCTCCTTTAGTGGGAAATAGCCCAAGCAAGCTTCCACCTTTTGGTTTTAACTGTTAATTGTTTTAAGCTGAATTTTTCCTGTTGTTCACACAGGTTTTCTAATCTGTTTATGAACTTTGGATTGTTGCATTTAAGGAATTTCTGACCACGTGCTGGtgcagaaatatattttaaacaccTCAGGTGCTCCTCCTTGCTGGTTGTTGCTGTttgtcccagggaaaagtgtCCCCAGTTGTCCTCCTGGAAGTGAGAAGTTCTCCAACAGCACTTTAGCTCAGCCAGAGTTTTGGAATAGATATGGGAAGAACTTGTTTTCCTTCATCCCTTGCAAAcctctgctctcttcctccccagCTTGCAAACCATTCTGGGACTGCCCTCGTTGGAGGAGGttctgcagccagcccagatCATCCCCGAGTTTGTCATGTACAACATGAGCAACACCAGCAAACACGGGGTGGTGATCCTGCAGGACAAAGCAGGTGACATTTATCTCCCTAGATTTgctttaaaatctttatttttaaataataattaatctCTTTCACAATGTgttgtttatactttttttcccaaaccacagcacagctcagggacctgaaatcccatcccacccctggcatggcagggacaccttccactgtcccaggctgctccagcctggccttgggcactgccaggatccaggggcagccacagctgctctgggaattccatcccagccaggaattccttcccaatatcccatctaaccctgcccacCTTCAGCTTGAAATTATTCCCTTGTATCCTCTCAAAATTGCACGTGGAGCAGtatttaaaatcagttttaaatttaatatgTTGTGCTTTAAGTGTTATTTAACATGTGTGAGCCATTATTAGTTGTTAATTATTTGGGCTCATGTCTGAATGGTGCATTTATCTGTTTGGATTTCAGAAGACCTCCCTCACTGGGTGCTGTCAGCCATGAAGTGCTTGGCCTACTGTAAGTCACTGAAGAGCTTCCAAGTTCCAGGAGCCTCTTTTGAGAGTCGAAAGggaaatatttgtgtgtgtgaaatCGGCCGTGATGTTTCAGTTCAGAGACCTCTGGGTGGTTTCCTCTAATGCAGTTTTTCAGGAGTGAAGGGGACTTTGCTTTTCCAGTCCCTGGCTTTCAGCTGGACCAAAGCATTTCCTACACTTCATATTAAAATGGGGAGAtgcattttctttggtttgtAAACAATCAACTCTAAATTAATTAGATGAGTGCCTCTCTAATGAAACCAGAGATAATGcgcttttttttccatgtgctgAGCTTCCTTCTGCTCAAGGGGCTTGAACTCCCTGTGGGAGAACTGAGATCACTGTGCTTTGGAAATGAAGGGACATGCTAAGGGTGGGTGATTATTTTGCTGAGGACCCTATGAAGACCccagattattttaaatttattttctttatgtggAACAGAACTGAGCACAGCTCTTCAGTGGCTGCCTGGAATCTCTTACACTGCTTTTGCTCACAAATTGTGCCAAATACAATATTTGTGGATTGCTGATAGGATTCTTTGCTTGTGAAACAAGAACAAATTTAGGCTGGTCTTCAAAACTTTATTTCCTAATGGGACTGTGGATTTTTGGTgtgaatttcctttcttcccctcttTTCAGGGCCCAGGAACAATGACATGAGCCAAGCCACCTACAGTGGCTTTGAGCGGGACGTGTTCAGAACAGTTGCTGATTATTTTCTCAGTCTCCCTGAGCCATTGCTTACTTTTGAATACTATGAGCTCTTTGTTAATATCTTAGGTATGTATGAATTTAGAAACAGTCAGGGAAGCTCTGAGTTCAGATCAGCTGGGGGACAAATGGGTGATTCAAAGCAGAGCTTGGCCCTCTGATGTGCGTGGGAGCTCCAATCTGAGGAGGATCATCACTGCTCCATTTTGTATTAGTGTTAATTAAAATGTACTTCTGCCTCACGATTTCCCATTTAAATTGCTGTTTCAGCTCACATCCTAAATATTCAGTAACAAAAACTTCAAAAGATGTGCTTGTTCTGCTtgctcctcactgctgcagcGTTACCTGTCTTTGTTCTTGCATGTTAAATTGCTTTGGGACTGAACTAAAGCCTTCTTAATTAATATCTTAATTAATATCTTGACTTTGTTGTCTGTCTGCCCAGTTAGCAGCTCTCTGAACTGGTTCATTTTCATACCACTTGCACTTTTAACATCTCTTTCATTTCCTGATAGTTTTGTGTGGCTGCATCCAAATTCCTGATCTGGGCAGTGGAAATCGTTCTGTCCAAGAGGAGAAATGTGACCCTCAGCCTTCAAAACCTCCTCACTTGAACTCTTTCAAGTCCACTGAGTGTCTTCTCCTAAGCCTGCTCCTCAAAGAGTCTGAcaagaaggagaaaggagaagcttcCAGGAGGTTTTCCtcagaggagctgagagcccaaaaccagcacaggaaGAAACGGCAGCAAGGGAGTGCTGGGAACCTGATAGGAGGGAGCTGCCAGAATCTTGCAGCATCCAGGAATGACCAAGAGCCACCTGGAGCATTTAGGACAAGGTGTTACTCCTTGGAAAGaattggagctgctgctgcttcaagTGTGTGTGGTAAAGGAGGAGGTGTGAGCaccagcaggaggagcagagagctgctggaggagcacgGAGTGACCtcggtgctggggctgggctgggacagctcaggtccagcccagggcctcaGGGGAGGGCCTGGCCCGTGTCCCTGGGCTGAGGAGCCGAGGGGTGGCAGCCGCGGGTCCCTGAgcctgctgggcaggaggagctgcaggagctgcagtgccaTCAACAGACCCCGTGCTGAGATcacagtgcagcccctgccccggGGGCAGGGCAcacccagcccctctgtggccATCAGCGTCCAAAGGAGactctgcaggagcagcacagaccTGTCAGGACGCTCTGCCCCCCCCTCCCCTTGTGTGTTGGCTGGCACAAGTAAGGGCTCTCTGCAGCATGCTGTACTGCCTTGTGTGGCCTCACTAATCCCTGCTTCCCTCACCTCTGCCACGCTTGCTAGCTTTGTGGGTAGGCACAGAGCAtggggctgtggggtttttaaagaaaatctgcTGGCTAAATTGTTTAAACTGCTGTAGCTCTGCTAACAGTGTGTAGTATCTTTGGAGTATGAGTGTCAGTAACTGGTCTTCCTGCTCAGGTAagtgatggggacagggaatctGCACACTCCTGCCTGTTGGCGATGtctttttctgttctgtaaATCAGTATTTGCTGGAAATACTTCTGGGAATAATTAGTGTCATTCCTTAATTGTATTGTGGTCCTAATTGCACCATAATGAAGTTGAAAATGACCTCACAATATTCTGTATATTCTCTTCTGTGTTACAGCTGATTTCTCTGAAACATAAATAATCACACCAAAAAACAAGAATTCTGTGACACTGAGGTAAAAACATGCTGGGAGCTGGTTCAGATCTTAATGCCAGTTCTCTGTGGTTAACTTGCAGatctcctgcagccccacctggAGAGAATTGCAGTGGAAGCCCTGCAGatctgctgtttgctgctgcccCCGCCGAGGCGCaggaagctgcagctgctgctgaggatggTGGCCAGGATCAGTGGCAACGTGGACATGCCACGGCTGCACGATGCCATGGGCAACAGGTCCTTGGTAAGGGCAGGGAAAGCTCTTCTTAAAAGAATGCAGATGATTCCTCAGCCTGATTTCCCAGCCAGCTGCTATTTAAAATCCCAGACTGGactgggagggaccttaaagcccagtTCACTCCAGTTTAATGCTATGTGCATTAGGGCTGGGCTAGGTTGGCTCTGCAGGTTTTAATCACCTCACTCATAAAGATGACCAATTGAAGATTCAGGTTTAGATCAGAagtaggaagaaattctttattcagaggctgggcagccctggccctggtgcccagagctgctgtggctgcccctgcatccctggcagtgcccaaggccaggctggacaggtcttggagcacctgggacagtgaaggtgtccctgcctcaacccaaaccattccaggattctattCTACAGTTTtgtgaaaatgttaatttttctaTAGGTTAAGCCTTTTTCTGCTACTTTTTTacattatgtatttttaattgaaagttCTGTTCAGTTCCAAAGAAATTAAGTCCGATGAGGGAACAATGATGACTTTTCCTGCTTGTGTGACCACACTTGGAAGTTGGCTTTGGGGGGTTTGAGCCACTGTAGAGTGGAGAGGAGAAGATAAATCCCCCAGCTTtctgcagtgcagctgtgcTGAACTTTTCCAGCTGATCCAGACGTTTTCCCGCTGTGTCCTGCGCtgtgcagaggaggaagacCTGGATGAGCTGCTTTCCACACGCCTGCTTTCCTTCCTGATGGACCATCAGCAGGAAATATTCCAAGTCCCAGTTTACCTGCAGGTTGCTGTGCAGGATCACCTCAAGTACATGGAGAAGGCTCAGGTTGGTGCTGTGAGAGCAGTTCAGATTCATTTGTTAATTGCTTCTTCTGAAGTTAGGGAAATGCAAATGAACCCAGGACATTTTGAATGTGTAGCTATTAATTATAATGTTTTGCAGCTTGTAAGTGGGTGTGGGTGTTTATTAGGTACTTACTCAAGCAGTACAGAATCAGTTGAGTGCATGCAGAGCCCTTTTTCTTCCAgtgcaaacaggaaaaagaagaaatttgtgCCATCTTGCCAACGTATTCCTACTGCAAACAAATCACTCCTCAGGAGTTTGAAGAACAAAAGGTCTCCACCTCACAGGCTgcagtggcagagctgctggagaacaTCATACAGGATAAAAACCTCTCTgtgaaagacaaaaagaaaaagttgaAACAGGTGAGTTAATTTAATCTGCTTCTGCAGTGCCTTTGTGAGGGAAGGGCCCAGGCAGAAGAGGAGCAGAATGTGCTGAGAAATGTTTGTGCTCAAGAGCTGTCAAGTGCTTCATGTGCTCTGCTTGGGATTTGAAAGATGGTTTTTAATGCTGCATCcactggagccaggctgggagagctgggggggctccctggagaggagaaggatccaggagagctcagagcccctgggaatgttcccctggagaggagaaggatccagggagagctcagagcccctgggaatgttcccctggagaggagaaggatccagggagagctcagagcccctgggaatgttcccctggagaggagaaggatccagggagagctcagagcccctggcagggcctggaggggctccaggagagctggagaggggctggggacagggcagggagggacaggacacagggaatggcttcactgccagagggcagggatggatgggacattgggaattgggaattcttCTCTGGCatggtgggcaggccctggcacagcaatAATTTTAGGCTTTAAAGAGACCAAACTTTCTCTGTTGAGGATCCTGAAACATTCTTTTGGTGGCCTTGGCTTTGTGTTTTGTAACATTTACAGTGCTCAAGATTATCTTGCACTTCTCTGGCCTACCAACAACTTGCCTAATAGAAAGGTTAAAACACAGCAGTTCTGGCAGGATTTAATCCTGGAggggtttttctttcttttggcaAGTCTTTCTGCCCAATGGAATAGTTTTGTACTTGTCCTGGAATCTCCTAAGCAAGTCTTGTGACTCCCATTTGAACAAGCAGCTTTTCAGGACAGCCACACTTGGCTTTGGtgcccctcctgcagctctgactTCCATGTGTGTCGTGGAAACTTTCTGGGCCTCCAAAAGTGAGTCTGGTTTGGTTAATCAGAACTTCTGAATCTAAGAATGGTTAATTACAGTTGATTAAGGCTGGGAGTAAGTGAGGAGTAAGAAGTGATTCACGGCAGCAGGAGAAAGGGGAGGAAGGAAATGGGGGCCCAAAAATGATCCCAGGACTGGAGGTGCCTTAGCACAAGGATGGACACTGCCCTGGGCCTGCTGGACATGTTCTTCTTGATGGGAATTCTTGGGAAAAGCCAAATTCATGGCACTTTCTAGAGGGTAAGGAAGGTCCCAGTTGTGTCAACCCCAGAGGTCACAAAGGTGGTTTGAATCCATCAGTGGAAAGGTTTGCCTCATGTTCAGATGTACTTCCAGTTTGTCATCCCTTCCTGAGGCTTTGCAAGGGAAACGGGCACAATGTGCAAATCACTGCTCTGATTCCAGGTGTTTTCATTTCCATGGAATCACTGCTAAGCTTTCCTGGGAGAACCTTTCCAAAACACGCTGAATCTTGGTTCCCTGTTGGGTAAAACAGTTTATCCAGGGAGTTCCTGGAAGGCAGCTCACAGCAGGCATGGAGTGtgctctggcacagctggagttCTGTGGGGGCTCTGGGGTTTTCTCCTCACTGGtgcctgtgtgtgctgcagtTCCAGAGGGAATATCCCCAGATCTACGGGAGCAGGTTCCCGAGGACGGAGTCGGAagcgcagctcctggagaacAAACCCACCCTCAAACAGCCCCTGCTGAGCCTCAGGAAACCCAAATTCCGCAGCCTCAGGTACTGATTTCACCACACCTGagccagctctccctgctggagctctgagGGATTCACCAAAGGAATTGCTGCAAGAgtttgctgctggctgtgctgtggaagGAGGAAATGTTTACATGGACACTGTGCTGGAAGGTgccaaaatacctttttttggTGCAGATACTTTGGAATAACgtctaaaagaaaaatatttatctgtttACAAAGTATTACAGTATATTGGAGtaggaaaatgtgaaaatacaCATAAAGCTGTTGTTAACCAAAAATTGATATATGTTTTTTTATGGAAAACTAATGACCTGCCTCTTGTTACAACCTTTAAATGTCTGTTCAGGAATTTGTGCCATTCAATGTAGTTtttacatgtgtgtgtgttgtgACCAAGTGCCTTTTCCATTCTCAAAATGTTTGTCTTTAAACAAAGGAGCTTCTATGAGTTCAGGGCCAGGAGAGCCAGTTCAccataaataaattattatctCACTCCATAAATACTTCTGTTCATATAATCTGTAAAACCCTCATCAGCTttttgatatttatttatattaaaagatTTGAAGTgtatttttgacattttcatGGAAAACTCATTTTGAATCTGTTGATGTGATTCTCAAAATAGGAGTGATGGATGGATGATCTGTGAAGTGAGAGTAATACACtgattttccctattttttccaGACTTGGGGGATTTGCTTATTAATTAAGATAAAGGTTCCCCCACATGAGTTTAAATCTGCAGGAATACTTTTGGTAAagtataattaataataattaatctactacagactggtttgggttgggagggacctcaaagccacccagtgccaccctgccctggcagggacacctcccactgtcccaggctgctccagccccagtgtccagcctggcctgggcactgccagggatccaggggcagccacagctgctctgggcacctgtgccagggtctgccaccctcccagccaggagttCTTTGGTACATCTGTGATCCTGAGCCTGTCAGTTCTCTCCCCAAAAAGATaccatttttctcattttttaaaagagattttgtAAATGAGAAACCCGAATTAGCCTAATTTTACCCTGTATTAATGGTGCCTTAATGCCCTGAGGGTAACTTTGTGCTTTCAGGGCAGGGGGCAGCTGTTCCTCCCCTGGAACATCTGTAACCAGCCTcctccagcactcagcacctGCCTGAGTTTGCTTCCAGTGCTTCCTACCCCATTCCATGTTGCATAAATGCTTTGTTTATGTGGTGTTCCAGTTAAGTAACTTAGTAGGTGAGAAGCTCACATTTCCCAGGATTTGGCTT contains the following coding sequences:
- the DEPDC1 gene encoding DEP domain-containing protein 1A isoform X3, with amino-acid sequence MAGPGPAPGPGPNPGPYRATRLWNEVTRRFRAGMPLRRHRQRLRSHGGCFTAAEAADWLHPVLRSSSGFGPDVTRQQTVQLLRKFLKNHVIEDIKGRWGAENLEDNGDLYRFPPTSPVKPLPSPPRENLENFSGDKGKLFKLPSSSKRGLKKQEFLQSVENIARPKADVTGEKKEGTVPRREISQEYVQETWRNIIQIHLQTILGLPSLEEVLQPAQIIPEFVMYNMSNTSKHGVVILQDKAEDLPHWVLSAMKCLAYWPRNNDMSQATYSGFERDVFRTVADYFLSLPEPLLTFEYYELFVNILVLCGCIQIPDLGSGNRSVQEEKCDPQPSKPPHLNSFKSTECLLLSLLLKESDKKEKGEASRRFSSEELRAQNQHRKKRQQGSAGNLIGGSCQNLAASRNDQEPPGAFRTRCYSLERIGAAAASSVCGKGGGVSTSRRSRELLEEHGVTSVLGLGWDSSGPAQGLRGGPGPCPWAEEPRGGSRGSLSLLGRRSCRSCSAINRPRAEITVQPLPRGQGTPSPSVAISVQRRLCRSSTDLSGRSAPPSPCVLAGTNLLQPHLERIAVEALQICCLLLPPPRRRKLQLLLRMVARISGNVDMPRLHDAMGNRSLLIQTFSRCVLRCAEEEDLDELLSTRLLSFLMDHQQEIFQVPVYLQVAVQDHLKYMEKAQCKQEKEEICAILPTYSYCKQITPQEFEEQKVSTSQAAVAELLENIIQDKNLSVKDKKKKLKQFQREYPQIYGSRFPRTESEAQLLENKPTLKQPLLSLRKPKFRSLRY
- the DEPDC1 gene encoding DEP domain-containing protein 1A isoform X1; the protein is MPLRRHRQRLRSHGGCFTAAEAADWLHPVLRSSSGFGPDVTRQQTVQLLRKFLKNHVIEDIKGRWGAENLEDNGDLYRFPPTSPVKPLPSPPRENLENFSGDKGKLFKLPSSSKRGLKKQEFLQSVENIARPKADVTGEKKEGTVPRREISQEYVQETWRNIIQIHLQTILGLPSLEEVLQPAQIIPEFVMYNMSNTSKHGVVILQDKAEDLPHWVLSAMKCLAYWPRNNDMSQATYSGFERDVFRTVADYFLSLPEPLLTFEYYELFVNILVLCGCIQIPDLGSGNRSVQEEKCDPQPSKPPHLNSFKSTECLLLSLLLKESDKKEKGEASRRFSSEELRAQNQHRKKRQQGSAGNLIGGSCQNLAASRNDQEPPGAFRTRCYSLERIGAAAASSVCGKGGGVSTSRRSRELLEEHGVTSVLGLGWDSSGPAQGLRGGPGPCPWAEEPRGGSRGSLSLLGRRSCRSCSAINRPRAEITVQPLPRGQGTPSPSVAISVQRRLCRSSTDLSGRSAPPSPCVLAGTNLLQPHLERIAVEALQICCLLLPPPRRRKLQLLLRMVARISGNVDMPRLHDAMGNRSLLIQTFSRCVLRCAEEEDLDELLSTRLLSFLMDHQQEIFQVPVYLQVAVQDHLKYMEKAQCKQEKEEICAILPTYSYCKQITPQEFEEQKVSTSQAAVAELLENIIQDKNLSVKDKKKKLKQFQREYPQIYGSRFPRTESEAQLLENKPTLKQPLLSLRKPKFRSLRY
- the DEPDC1 gene encoding DEP domain-containing protein 1A isoform X2, with amino-acid sequence MPLRRHRQRLRSHGGCFTAAEAADWLHPVLRSSSGFGPDVTRQQTVQLLRKFLKNHVIEDIKGRWGAENLEDNGDLYRFPPTSPVKPLPSPPRENLENFSGDKGKLFKLPSSSKRGLKKQEFLQSVENIARPKADVTGEKKEGTVPRREISQEYVQETWRNIIQIHLQTILGLPSLEEVLQPAQIIPEFVMYNMSNTSKHGVVILQDKAEDLPHWVLSAMKCLAYWPRNNDMSQATYSGFERDVFRTVADYFLSLPEPLLTFEYYELFVNILDLLQPHLERIAVEALQICCLLLPPPRRRKLQLLLRMVARISGNVDMPRLHDAMGNRSLLIQTFSRCVLRCAEEEDLDELLSTRLLSFLMDHQQEIFQVPVYLQVAVQDHLKYMEKAQCKQEKEEICAILPTYSYCKQITPQEFEEQKVSTSQAAVAELLENIIQDKNLSVKDKKKKLKQFQREYPQIYGSRFPRTESEAQLLENKPTLKQPLLSLRKPKFRSLRY